The following is a genomic window from Shewanella avicenniae.
GTCGCTGCTGACTAACCACGAGCGTTTTCCAAATGGTGTCAACGTCGGCTTTATGCAAGTGGTGTCGCCAGAGCATGTCAAACTGCGCGTCTATGAACGTGGCGCGGCGGAAACCTTAGCGTGTGGCAGTGGCGCATGCGCCGCCGCAGCCGTTGGCCAATTACAAGGTAAGTTGGCGGGGACAGTGAAGGTAGATTTACCCGGTGGTTCGTTGACGATTTCGTGGGAAGGGGAAGGAAAACCGCTTTACATGACCGGCCCAGCTGAGCATGTATATGATGGCCAAATACAACTATGACAGACCTGATTTCACGTGCCATGCCGCCGTTTGATGAGCAGATTATTCGCGAATATCTGCTCGATAACCCGGACTTTTTTAGCCGTTTCCCTGAGCTACTTATTGCCATGAAAGTGCCGCATGCTGAACGTGGTGCGGTGTCACTGGTTGAACGTCGTCAAGAGTTATTGCGGCAACGGGTTGGACAGCTTGAAGAAGAGATCACCGCGTTGATGTCGATGGCGACGAATAACGAACGTATCTTTAGATTCAACCTGCAGCTGTGTCAACAGCTGCTCGATTGCGAAGATATGGGCGAGTTGCGCCAAGTGCTTACCCATGAATTGAAAAGCGGATTTGGCTTTAGCCATGTGCGCTTAATTACGGTGCATGACCTTGACTCTGAGTTATCAACTATCTGGCACAACCGCTTGGTGGATGGTTATTACTTTGGGCGCTTAACCCGTCATGAAGCGCATCGTTTGTTCGGCGCGGATGTGGGTTCGGTGTCGTTGGCGCGGTTGTCTGAAGAAAATGGTCAGGTGATTTTTGCCATTGCCAGCGCTGATGCGGCGCATTTTCACCCCGAGATGGACAGCATGTTGCTTGAGCAAGTGCGCCAATTGTTAGATCATCTTTTGCCAAAGTTGTAATCGTGATAGCAGGATTAGCAGACTCACCTTGGATTGCTAAATTTGAGCGATTTTTGAGTGCTGAGCGCCAGCTCTCTGCTTACACTGTTCGCAACTATCTCAATGAATTACAGCGTGTGGCCTCCTTGCTACCAGATGATTGTCAGTGGCAGCAGGTAACCCATGAGCAACTCAAAGCCGTACTGGCCAAGTTGCACCGCCGCGGCTTAAGCCCGCGTAGCCTGTCGCTGTGCTTGTCGGCACAGAAACAATTTTTCAGCTACTTATTACGTGAGCAACAAATAGTTGCCAACCCTGCCGCGCAATTGTCTGCCCCCAAGCAAGGTAAACCACTGCCAAAGAACCTAGATGCTGATAGCGTAAATCATCTGCTTGATATTGAAGTCACCGATGCGATTTCAGCCCGCGATAAGGCGCTAATGGAGTTGTTTTACTCGTCAGGATTACGTTTAGCTGAATTGGCGGGACTCGACCTCAACGACATCGATTTGGTTGAAGCACAAGTGAAGGTGGTGGGAAAGGGCAGTAAAGAACGACTATTGCCAGTCGGCGCAATGGCGGTGAACGCGATTAAGCAATGGCTCAACTATCGTAAGTTGTTGCCGTGCCAAGATGCCGCGCTCTTTGTCAGTAATCGTGGCTCGCGCTTGTCGCATCGCAGTATTCAGGCGCGTTTAAGCTATTGGGCGCAACAACAGCTTTTGTCGGCCAAGGTTCATCCGCATAAATTACGTCACTCATTTGCCACGCATTTGTTAGAAGCCAGTGGTGATTTACGCGCAGTGCAGGAACTACTGGGGCACGCCAACCTCTCCACCACGCAAATTTATACCAGCCTTGATTTTCAACATCTGGCTAAGGTTTATGACGGGGCGCATCCGCGGGCGCGCAAAGGTAAAAACTGATGCTGTGCTTTCAGCGACTCGCAACAGTTAAAGCGATTAGCTTTGATTTAGACGATACCCTTTATAACAACCAGCCGATCATTCACGCGGCAGAAGCTGCGATGCAACAGTGGTTATTGAAGCAATATCCGCGAGCGTCCCAATGGGGGCTAGCCGATTGGCGCCAGTGTAAGTTGCAGCAGTTTGCGCTTAATCCAGCATTGCAGCACGATACGACGGCAGCACGTAAAGCCATGCTATTCGCCGGGCTGATGACATTGGGATATTCGCACGCAGAGGCAGAGGTGGGCGCCGAGCAAGGGTTGGCTTACTTCTATGATTGTCGCAGTGATTTTCGTGTCAGTGATGCGATCATTGAGTTATTGATGCAGCTTAAGCAGCGTTACCGCTTAATTGGCATCACCAATGGCAATGTGGATCATCAACGCATTGGCTTGGGAGAAGCGTTGGAGTGGGTGCTGCATCCTGGGAATGGTGTGCGTATGAAACCCTACCCAGATATGTTTCTTCAAGCGCAGTCAGCGCTTGGTTTACCCTTGTCGCAACTGTTGCACGTGGGCGATCATCCGATTACCGATGTTGAGGGCGCTCGCCGAGCTGGTGCGCAAGCCGTGTGGCTTGCTCCCGCCTTTGAACAGGCAACGCTCAGACCATTAGGTCGGTTATTGCCGCATTGGCGAATCTCGCATCCTACTGAATTAGCGTTATTATTATCTTAAATTCATATCTCTAGTTATCGTCAGCTGCTTGGCGACGTCGTTGCCGTTTGGGCATTGTTCCATTTTTTTAACCGTTATTAGCGATTATTATCCTCCTTTTCTATTATCATTTTGATAACAAATGGTAGTATAATTTAACTATTGTTTTACCAGGTTTTCTTCAGAGGCGAATGGAATTGATGCTGCGCGTACTGGTTTTACTGCTGGTATTTTTGGGCATGCCTGTTTATGCGGGCTCATCTACGCCTGTTGCAAGCTTTACTAGTGGTTTCCTGCATCCACTGTTGGCGATGGATCATATTGTCGTTGCGGTGAGCGTTGGCATGCTGTGTCGCATGATGCTAAATCGAGTGGTGTGTCTGGTGCCGCTGGCATTTCTATTCTTTATGATGCTTGGCGGCATTGCCGGCATGCTGCAAATTTCAATGCCGTTCGTTAGCTTTAGTGTCGCTGCATCAGTAATTGCCATTGGCATTTTGATGGCGGTTGATCATCAATGGCCACTGTCCTTTATTATGGCCTTTGTTGGCGCCTTGGCGGTCTTTCATGGATACGCACATGGAGCGGACATGCCTGAACGCGGCCAAGCAATTGATTATGCCATTGGCTTTATCGCCGGCACCGCATTACTGCAGTTGATTGGGGTTGGTTTAGGTTTTTGTTTAAATCAGTTTGCTGCGCCTACTCGTCTACTACGTTATACCGGCGGTGCTGTTGCTGCTTTTGGTGGCTATTTAGTGCTCGCGCTCATGCTATAACTCTGCCGTAGAAAATTTCTTTTTTATGATATCCATCTACCTAGTTAGAGGTGTTTTGAGGTTTTTAGCGGGTGATAAAATAGAGCTTTTGCACTATAGTTGTGCATGCTACAACCGATCGGAATTTTACGATTAATCGCGTTTTTTAAACATATATTAGAAATGCTAGAAATATTCAGCTCCAAATAATAGGAGTATAATATTTATCTAATTTCATACTTACTTAGTTAAATCGTCGGCGTTGTCAGTATATTTTAGCAATAACTGTTATTTGTCCGTACGTGGAAGCGCGTTATGTCAATCGTCGTAAAAACCCTCTCTGAACATGCCTATGAGATTATTCGAGAGCGAATTCTGTCCAACGACCTGCTGCCGTTAAAACCATTAAGGCAAGATGTACTCTCCAAAGAGTTGGGGATCAGTAAAATTCCGCTGCGGGAAGCATTAGCGCGTTTAGAAAATGACCGACTATTAATCTCTCATCCCAATCGAGGCTATTTGGTGCCTCAATTAACGATGGAAGATGCGGAAGATATCTTTCACTTGCGAGCATTAGTGGAGTCAGATCTTGCGGCTAGAGCTTGTGTCGCTGCTAGCGAAGCTGATAAACAGCTGGTAAGAGATGCGTTAGCGGAATTTAATAAGCTGGAAAATCCCGACGCTTATCAACTGATCCGCGCCAATCGTGCTTTCCACATTGCCTTAATTGGCCCGTTGCAGCGCAGTACCTCGCATTATGTGTTGGGGCGCTTGCTGTATATGTCAGATCGCTATTTGCAAATCTTTCTCACTGCGGCAACGCGCCGAGAAAGGGCCATTCCGACCCACAATGAATTAGCAGAGGCTTGGCTGGCGGGGGAAACCGAGCGAGTTCACCGCTTACTCCAAGTCCATAATCTGGAAGTGATTGAAGTGCTGCGTGAGGAAGTTTTTCCTAGCTAATCTGATATCCCGCTCAACCATGGTTGTCGTTGTATCGGCGCGTCATGGTTGGGCAGCAATCCTTCAACGCTTGTTTTGTCTAAAAAGCGGAATTTTTCGCAAAATCATGTTATTAGTGCATTATTATTAGTGCCTTAATCTGAATGCTAGGGATTGCGCTCACTATGCCCAGAATGTCTGTTTTCGCCCAATTTCAGCAGGTTAAACATCAATGGCTTCTGTGCCTGAGTGGATGTTTGCCGTGGTTATTTGTTGCAGCAACGCATGCTGCAGAAGCCTTACCTGATTTGGCGCTGCAGTTTGATACTGTGTCGCAAACGTTAGTCTCGATGCGGCCAACCTCGGTCAAAGATAGCTTTGATTTTTTACCGTCTGCCCACACCAACACTCGCCAAGGCGATGGTTATTATCAGCTGGGAGACATTGATATTCGCTTGCGGCTCAAAGGCGCTGACCGTTGGCACGACTTCTCAACTGCGCTGCAATACAAACAGATCAATACCTTAGTGGCTACTGGCAATACGCTGGCATCGGCCGAAATTAGTGGTGATTTGCCCGGTATTCCATTGCGAGTGCAGCGCGATTGGATTAATCATCAGGGCCAGCTCGTGCTTAAGTTCACGCTGCGTAACCCAACCAATGACACCATTGAGATTGGCGGACTCGGCTTGGCGATGGTGTTTGACAATATCCTCAGCGGGCGCGAATTGGATGAGGCACATCAGCGTGCCAGCTATGCCGAGCCCTATATGGGGCTCGACGCTGGTTATCTGCAAGTGGTGCGTTTAAATGGCCAAGGTCCAGCGTTGTTAGTGTTACCGCAGCAAAATGCTCAGTTTGAAAACTGGATGCCACTGCTCGACCGTACGGAATCCAATGGTCGCCCACTCATTTACAATGACCCGACCAAGCGCACCCATACTTTTGAAGGCTTTTATGATTGGATGGTGTTTAGCAAAGGCTTTGCAGACACCGAATGGCTGCATGCTGAGCAGTGGAACACCCCGCAGTCGCTAATGCTGGCACCGGGTGATAGCTACATTACCTCGGTCAAGTTTGTGTTAACGCCTAAGGTTCGTCAGCTTGAATCCACCTTAGTGGCCAATCAACGGCCTGTTGCGGTTGGTGTGCCGGGATATGTTGTCCCTACCGATCTCCCTGCCGACCTTTTTCTCAATGCCGCGTCAGGTGTGCATTCAATTACGGTTACGCCTAAAGAGTCTCTGGCGGTGTTTCCCGCAGTGAGCAAAGGCGATTGGCGCCATTTCAAGGTACAAGGTAAAGCTTGGGGCAGGGCGCGGATCAATATCTACTATGATGATGGCCAGCAGCAAACCCTTCATTATTTTGTGACTGATCCGATGCGCACCGCGGTAGACAAACTCGGTGAATTTTCCTTTACTCAGCAATGGGTTGATGATCCTAATGACCCGTTTAAGCGCTCCCCTGCGATCTTGGGTTACGACAAGGCCGCGGGCAGCGTAGTGACGCAAGATCAGCGCGTTTGGCTCGCAGGTTTGAGTGATGAAGCGGGCGCAGGCCCCTGGCTGGCGGCCATTATGAAGCAGTTGGGTGCTGCCGATGCAGAGCAAGTGGCCAAGTTTGAGCAATTTTATACCCAAGTGGTGGATGGTCGGCTGCAATATAACAGTGGCGACAAGCAATACGGTGTGGTCAAAAGTCTATTTTATTATGCGCCCAAATCCTTGCCCGATTTCAGTTACGATCCTAAGCGTGATTGGAGTACCTGGGCGTCATGGAATGCACAGCAAGCAGCCTCTCCCGAGCGCTCATATAACTATCCGCATGTGGCAGCAGCACAGTGGGTGCTGTATCGCTTAGCCCGTTTTAAGCAAGGTTTAGTCAATGCGCATGACTGGCGCTGGTACCTTGAACATGCCTATCACACCAGCATGGCGATGGTACAACTTGCACCTGACTACGCCCAGTTTGGGCAAATGGAAGGGGATGTATTTGTGGCTATTCTGCAAGACTTAAAAGCGGAAGGCATGAATGCTGAAGCCAAAAAGCTCACCCAAGCCATGAGTAAGCGTGCCGAACATTGGGCGAGCTTAGCTTATCCCTTTGGCAGTGAAATGCCGTGGGATTCGACCGGTCAAGAGGAGGTGTATGCGTGGATGCGCTACTTTGGCAAAACCGCGCAGGCGACCAAAACCCGCGATGTTATCCTCGGTTACGACTTTACCGTGCCACATTGGGGTTACAACGGCAGTGCGCGTCGCTTTTGGGACTTTCTTTATGCTGGCAAATTAAGCCGGATCGAGCGGCAACTGCATCATTACGGCTCCACCATCAACGCCTTGCCTTTGCTCGATAGCTATCGCCGCGACCCGAGAGATCTGTATCTACTTCGAGTGGCTTACGGCGGAATGATGGGCGCCATGACCAATATCGATCAGCAAGGGTTTGCTTCGGCAGCCTTTCACAGCTTTCCAGATAGTCGCAAGTTTGATGACTATAGCGGTGACTATGGTACCAATTTCTTTGGCTATGCCTTTGGTAGCAGTAGTTATTTGGTCAATGATGCCAAGTTTGGCTGGCTAGGCTTTGGCGGCACAGTAACCCAAGACGAGGAGCAAATAACACTCCTGCCCAAAGATGCGTTTCGCAATCGCATCTATATTGCGCCAGCCAAATTGTGGTTAACCTTGGATGCTGGGGAATTTATTTCTGCCAGTTACAGTGCAAAAACTGGCCAAATTGAGTTAACTCTTGCCGAGGCGACAGCTCATACGCCCAAGGCGATGTTAAAAATAGCCTCATTTGGTAAACCGTATCGGCTGACAAGCCCGAACAAGCCGTTCGTGGGGCGTCACGCAATCACCCTGAAACCGCATCCAATGACGGTTGAGTTGATGCCGAAATAGCGTCCTTAGCAACGTTATTACGGCAGAGTGTGGCAGGGTGTTTGGCGTTTTTGAGTAAGGTCACAGCGCCTTGAAGCGTGACCTTATCGCCGCGCACTCAGCAAAAATACCGGATATTGCCCGTGGGGCTTTTGCACTACGCTGGCGTCACTTACTACCACTTGGCTAAATCCCGCGTTAGTGGCCTGTGCCGCTAAACTTGCGCGGTCAAAACCAAAATGCTGTACTCCCGTATCATCGCTATGAAAGCTGCCATCTTCACTATCAAGATCGGCTATTGCGATAAAGCCGCCTTCATTCAGCATTTGATAAAACTTGGTCAGCATCGCATCAACGTCTTTAATGTGGTGCAAGGTCATGGACGAAATAATTCCATCAAACCGCTGGGCTAAATCGGCGACTTCAAGGTTGACGGCTTGCATCTCCAATGCGCAAGCGAGCTTGTCTTGTTTGGCGAGTAACTGCTGGTTCATCGATTCTGATACGTCGACCGCGGTGATCTTTGCCACATGCGGAGCAATCCGCTCCAGCAACAGCCCAGTGCCAGAACCAAAATCCATCAGCTGCATGTCGGCTGATAATGGACAATGGTTGATGATCGCATTGGCGATATTGCCAACGTTATCCACGCGATGTGAGTCTTGTTCGTAACTATCGGCTTTGTGCTGGAAGAAATCTTTAGACATGATGTGAACGTTAGCGAAGAAGTTATCTTGCCATCATCTGCCGTTATCGCATCAGGTACAAGTCAACTAAAGGCTAGCGACTATTGCTCGTCATCATCAACATTGTCACGCCACGGCAACAGCCCGACAACTGCCCCAAGCAACATGCCCAAGCTGATCCCCAAGGGGATATGGCCGATTTCGAGACCTAAAATAACTCCAACAAATAGCCCAATCGCCACATTTAGGGTTAAGCGATCTTCTGCTGTGCTTCTTTGTCCCATAGTCACCTTCTTAAAACCAAGCGATCAGCAAGTTCCTTGGAAAGCGATACACTGCACTGCTTATCTTGCATCAGTGTTGACTGATGAGCATCCCTGTTACGCTGCATTCATTGATAAGTGTAGCAACAGATCATCATTGCAATCGTCCAACATGAATTTCATTCAAGTAAGTAATGAGGATTTTTCGCTTATAAATAGACGTCTAGAAGTCTACAATCTCAGGCATTGAATTGTTCATTCGTTGAGGCTTTCTATGACTACTGCATTAATCCCACCATTTCGCGCTGACGTTGTTGGCAGTTACTTACGCCCTGATTACCTCCAGCAAGCTCGCCGCCAATTTGCCGCTGGCGAGATTTCTCAAGCTGAGCTGACCGCTGTTGAAGATAAAGCCATTACCGAATTGGTTGAACAGCAAAAAGCCGCCGGTTTGCAAGTGATTACTGATGGTGAATTCCGTCGCAGCTGGTGGCATCTCGACTTTATGTGGGGCCTTAACGGTGTAGAAAAGTCTTCGATAGAGCAAGGTTATACCTTCAATGGCATTCAAACTCGCCCAGAAAGCTGCCAACTAACTGGCAAAATCAGCGGTGAAAACCATCCGTTTATTGAACACTTTAAATTTATCGCCAAATTGGCTGGTGAAGGTTTTGTTCCGCGTTTGACCATTCCGGCACCTGCGCAGTTTCTGCGTGAGCTGCAACGCCCGGTAAACCTTGAGCAAACTCAGCGTATCTATCCAGAACTGAGCGAGCTAATCGCCGATATTGCTAAAGCCTATAAAACGGTGATCCAAGAGGTGTACGCCGCCGGTTGCCGTAACCTGCAACTGGACGACTGCACCTGGGGTATTTTGACTGATCCGAATATTGGCGCCCACACCACAGGCTGTGGTTGTGGCAGCGATCATCAAGCCTATAAAACGGAACTTGATGGCCTGCTCAACACTCTGCTGGAAGTAAACAACGCCGCTTTTGAAAATGCGCCGAAAGATTTGGTGTTGGCAACCCACGTTTGCCGCGGTAACTACCGTTCGACCTGGAGCGCCAGCGGCGGCTATGCACCTGTGGCTGATACCCTGTTCGCTAAAGAAAATG
Proteins encoded in this region:
- the xerC gene encoding tyrosine recombinase XerC is translated as MIAGLADSPWIAKFERFLSAERQLSAYTVRNYLNELQRVASLLPDDCQWQQVTHEQLKAVLAKLHRRGLSPRSLSLCLSAQKQFFSYLLREQQIVANPAAQLSAPKQGKPLPKNLDADSVNHLLDIEVTDAISARDKALMELFYSSGLRLAELAGLDLNDIDLVEAQVKVVGKGSKERLLPVGAMAVNAIKQWLNYRKLLPCQDAALFVSNRGSRLSHRSIQARLSYWAQQQLLSAKVHPHKLRHSFATHLLEASGDLRAVQELLGHANLSTTQIYTSLDFQHLAKVYDGAHPRARKGKN
- a CDS encoding class I SAM-dependent DNA methyltransferase, with the protein product MSKDFFQHKADSYEQDSHRVDNVGNIANAIINHCPLSADMQLMDFGSGTGLLLERIAPHVAKITAVDVSESMNQQLLAKQDKLACALEMQAVNLEVADLAQRFDGIISSMTLHHIKDVDAMLTKFYQMLNEGGFIAIADLDSEDGSFHSDDTGVQHFGFDRASLAAQATNAGFSQVVVSDASVVQKPHGQYPVFLLSARR
- a CDS encoding DUF5695 domain-containing protein, whose translation is MPRMSVFAQFQQVKHQWLLCLSGCLPWLFVAATHAAEALPDLALQFDTVSQTLVSMRPTSVKDSFDFLPSAHTNTRQGDGYYQLGDIDIRLRLKGADRWHDFSTALQYKQINTLVATGNTLASAEISGDLPGIPLRVQRDWINHQGQLVLKFTLRNPTNDTIEIGGLGLAMVFDNILSGRELDEAHQRASYAEPYMGLDAGYLQVVRLNGQGPALLVLPQQNAQFENWMPLLDRTESNGRPLIYNDPTKRTHTFEGFYDWMVFSKGFADTEWLHAEQWNTPQSLMLAPGDSYITSVKFVLTPKVRQLESTLVANQRPVAVGVPGYVVPTDLPADLFLNAASGVHSITVTPKESLAVFPAVSKGDWRHFKVQGKAWGRARINIYYDDGQQQTLHYFVTDPMRTAVDKLGEFSFTQQWVDDPNDPFKRSPAILGYDKAAGSVVTQDQRVWLAGLSDEAGAGPWLAAIMKQLGAADAEQVAKFEQFYTQVVDGRLQYNSGDKQYGVVKSLFYYAPKSLPDFSYDPKRDWSTWASWNAQQAASPERSYNYPHVAAAQWVLYRLARFKQGLVNAHDWRWYLEHAYHTSMAMVQLAPDYAQFGQMEGDVFVAILQDLKAEGMNAEAKKLTQAMSKRAEHWASLAYPFGSEMPWDSTGQEEVYAWMRYFGKTAQATKTRDVILGYDFTVPHWGYNGSARRFWDFLYAGKLSRIERQLHHYGSTINALPLLDSYRRDPRDLYLLRVAYGGMMGAMTNIDQQGFASAAFHSFPDSRKFDDYSGDYGTNFFGYAFGSSSYLVNDAKFGWLGFGGTVTQDEEQITLLPKDAFRNRIYIAPAKLWLTLDAGEFISASYSAKTGQIELTLAEATAHTPKAMLKIASFGKPYRLTSPNKPFVGRHAITLKPHPMTVELMPK
- a CDS encoding GntR family transcriptional regulator — encoded protein: MSIVVKTLSEHAYEIIRERILSNDLLPLKPLRQDVLSKELGISKIPLREALARLENDRLLISHPNRGYLVPQLTMEDAEDIFHLRALVESDLAARACVAASEADKQLVRDALAEFNKLENPDAYQLIRANRAFHIALIGPLQRSTSHYVLGRLLYMSDRYLQIFLTAATRRERAIPTHNELAEAWLAGETERVHRLLQVHNLEVIEVLREEVFPS
- a CDS encoding HAD-IA family hydrolase, producing MLCFQRLATVKAISFDLDDTLYNNQPIIHAAEAAMQQWLLKQYPRASQWGLADWRQCKLQQFALNPALQHDTTAARKAMLFAGLMTLGYSHAEAEVGAEQGLAYFYDCRSDFRVSDAIIELLMQLKQRYRLIGITNGNVDHQRIGLGEALEWVLHPGNGVRMKPYPDMFLQAQSALGLPLSQLLHVGDHPITDVEGARRAGAQAVWLAPAFEQATLRPLGRLLPHWRISHPTELALLLS
- a CDS encoding HupE/UreJ family protein, with protein sequence MELMLRVLVLLLVFLGMPVYAGSSTPVASFTSGFLHPLLAMDHIVVAVSVGMLCRMMLNRVVCLVPLAFLFFMMLGGIAGMLQISMPFVSFSVAASVIAIGILMAVDHQWPLSFIMAFVGALAVFHGYAHGADMPERGQAIDYAIGFIAGTALLQLIGVGLGFCLNQFAAPTRLLRYTGGAVAAFGGYLVLALML
- a CDS encoding 5-methyltetrahydropteroyltriglutamate--homocysteine S-methyltransferase translates to MTTALIPPFRADVVGSYLRPDYLQQARRQFAAGEISQAELTAVEDKAITELVEQQKAAGLQVITDGEFRRSWWHLDFMWGLNGVEKSSIEQGYTFNGIQTRPESCQLTGKISGENHPFIEHFKFIAKLAGEGFVPRLTIPAPAQFLRELQRPVNLEQTQRIYPELSELIADIAKAYKTVIQEVYAAGCRNLQLDDCTWGILTDPNIGAHTTGCGCGSDHQAYKTELDGLLNTLLEVNNAAFENAPKDLVLATHVCRGNYRSTWSASGGYAPVADTLFAKENVDAFYLEYDTDRAGDFAPLAKLAAGKKVVLGLITSKSAELETVDEVVARIHEAAQYVPLENLYLSTQCGFASTEEGNSLTAEEQWAKIALVKQVADKVWG
- a CDS encoding DUF484 family protein, translating into MTDLISRAMPPFDEQIIREYLLDNPDFFSRFPELLIAMKVPHAERGAVSLVERRQELLRQRVGQLEEEITALMSMATNNERIFRFNLQLCQQLLDCEDMGELRQVLTHELKSGFGFSHVRLITVHDLDSELSTIWHNRLVDGYYFGRLTRHEAHRLFGADVGSVSLARLSEENGQVIFAIASADAAHFHPEMDSMLLEQVRQLLDHLLPKL